The genomic segment AGTAGCTCTTTAGAGTTGTTACCACTCAAGCTCTCCATAACTCCTCAGTGAGCAAAAATTTAGTTTCCCCAGAAGTCATACACAAATACAAACCTTAAATTTTAAAAGCCGGCAGGAGCATTCATGCACAATTCCAGTTTGACAGCCTGCAACGTTTCAAAAGCAGTCCCGCATTATCATTTTGCCTTGAATCCATAACTTTTAAGCTTATGTTACTAGTTTGACACTGAAATTTTACACAGATTTTAATCAGATGACTCTTCCTTCAATAAGGCAGTAAAATCCATGTTGTGGTTATGGCATTGGTAGCACCTCTGGGGGCTGAGTAGCACACATCTCTGACCAGGTTCAAGCCTTATGCTTCCCTCTTCTAGGGCACTTAAAAGTGCCACTTTCAGACAAGACTTTGCTCTTCATCATCAcagtatggcttggatgagtggacagtgaggtggatcgagagctggctgaatgacagagcccagagggtggtgatcaatggcacagaatcgagttggaggcctgtggccagtggagttccacagggattggttctgggaccagtcttgttcaacatcttcatcaaccacctgaatgaggggacagagtgtaccctcagcaaattccctgatgacaccaaactgggaggactggctgattccccagaaggctgtgctgccattcagtgggatctcgaccagcttgagagttgggcacagaggaacctcatgaggttcaacaaggacaagtgcagagttctgcatctgggaaggaacaaccccatgcaccagtacaggctaaggattgacctgatggagagcagctctgcagagagagacatgggagtcttggttgataataaactgaacctgagccagcaatgtgccctcgtggccaaggcggccaatgacatcctgggatgcatcaagaagagtgtggccagcaggtcaagggaggttcttctccccctctactctgccccggtgaggcctcatctggagtcttgtctccagttctgggctgctcagctcaagagggacagagaacatctggagagggtacagcacagggccaccaaggtgatcaggggtagtaggatgaagctggaacacaaaaagttccactgaaacataagaaaaaactgttttactgtgtgggtgagggagccctggcacagactgtctagaggggttgtggagtttccttccttggaggtcttcaagacctgcctggacatgttcctatgtgacctgatctaggtggaccagcttctgcagaggagttggactagatgatctctaaaggtctcttccaaccctcaccattctatgattctataattctatgatcctatgattctatgatctgttgCATGTGCTATGGCTGTCAGTATTTGAGTGTTATGTGACCTGGCAGCTCCCTCCAAATTACAATACTGACAATTTTAGCTGCTGGAAGAAAGTATACAGAAAGGAAGAGCAAAGGCAATGTACAAACAGTCCACAAGGAAAGGAAGGCCTCCTTTAGCcattatttatctttttatgGTGCTTTCCTATGGTCTGTTCCTCAAATACAGCTCTGTGTTCACCTGAGGTACTTGTAAAATTGCTCGAGCCACTAAGTACACAGGCAACAACACTTGGGCATCTATTTGAAAGTGACTAACTCTTTCCATCTCATGTTCTGCAAACATTGTTCTGCTTTGTGAAACAAGATACATTCCTGTAGTAACTGCACCAGGAATGACACCAATGTATAGCAATCATGAATTACAGATTAGAAATTACactcagaaatatttctttgtctttctcctCATCGATCTTCTCTTCAACCACTGTAGAACTTACctattttgtcttcttttgttgCATGACTACAAGGCAAAGCATTTTCCTTATCATTCTCCATGAGATAAAGCATTTGGCATTTTCAAGTGACTCAGACATGCAAAGCAATATATAACTACATGGTAACAAGAATATTGATGAGGAAAATACAGTTTCATAAGGAGTTAGAAACAGGTGCATTAAAGTTGTTAATCTCTCACAGAAGGTAAAAGATCTGGCACAACATTGAACAGTCAGATTGCATATACATGCAGACTGCAATTGAATTTAAGATAAACCAGGTGCCTcatgaaaacatgttttctgtgACCCTGGatctctatttatttatttattatggATCtctatttatgtatttattttaataataaatacataATAAACTGAATATTGGTTTAATATTAATGTTTATAATAATAAATGACTacataataaataatattaaacCAGGactttggaggtttttttaaccatgcCTATATTTCCCATGAGATGTTACTACATGGCCtcaaaataacaggaaaaaaaacatacaaacaaaAATGACATGACTGtaaaattgaaggaaaaaatgaaggaaaagaactgCCCAAATACAGCAGACAACTCACATCGAGTTAATTATCAAAATTGCCCATGCAAACAATAGAGCTGTTGGAGTTGCTTTTTGAAGAAAAGTCACAAGAGattttgtaaaacaaatattATACAGCTACGTAAACATGTAGTTACTAAACAGTAGTTAGTTGCTAACTACTAAACAGTAGTTAGTTGCTTGATCTACTGTGTCTTCCTTGGCTACCATGGAGAGCTACAGCATCCTGAGCTTTAGGATCACTAGAATGAAGCAGCTGCCTAAATCTGCTCCCTTTCTCCACTTGAACACATTAGATATATACCTAAAAGGGAATGCAAACAGAGTTGGGACCACTGTATAGAAACCACATCACGGCGAGGCACAGAACCAGCCAGGGAGTGAGCTACATGACTTGCAAGAAGCAGAGCCAAGAAGTAATTACTTGAAGCTTTCCAGAAAAGCACCAAGGGAAATGACAGTGCCAACATGTCTATTAAGTACAATTTATGTGttccagaagaaaatactttagaGCAAATACACAGAGTGTTAAAAATTTTCCTGGGAATCACTGTCATGACTTGTATCctgtaaaaaaaagtaatttgctGCCTCTGTGGAACAGAAGAAGATATTTGAACAATAAGGCCACAGATGATAACTTTCCATGCAGATATTCAGCTATTGCAGTTCAGCACCAGTGAATCAATTGTGTAAGCAGATCTTTACAGTCTGAGCATGTTTTATAGGCTGGACAGCATGCAAAGATTTTTGGGAATCGGATGAGATACCTGTGACCACACAGTTAGAAACCATATCGCTAGAGAGAAACAGTAGACTTCGAGCTAGTGTTAGACTTGGCCACTGTGGTCTGTAACCTTTGTGACACTGAGAAATGGCCACCTTCATTAGAAAAGCGGAAGCTGGAAACTAAAAGACAAATATATTTAGACCAGTCTGAGTAATGAAGAGGGAAATTGGGAGTAATTGCAATTACCACCCTCATCCACATACCACCCTTCATAAATAAATACTCAAAAAGATAAATATCTTCCACTTCATCCAATtcctgttttggtttctttcatttctatttcagaGTGGTACTATTCTGTCCTGACTTCAGATGTGATTCAAACAgcagggttttgggggtttggtttgatttggggttttttttccagaaatggGTCTACATTTGTtatttgttaggtttttttcttagagtTTTAACCCATAAATTCTTGCAATTAGGAGAACTgatgaaaaagtaataaaagtaAGTAAGTCACTTCTGTGACTTCAAGTTTTATCCCAAGACtcagaggaaggaaataaatggattttcatttattatttttttttaatctgaaattcTACAGTTTAGATCCACTAGGTGCAGACACCATCTTAACAACATAAGCAAAACTTATTCTACAAATACTGTAAGCTAcctagaagagaaaaaactactttccaAGAATGATCacctgaggaaaaggaaaaaaatcaaaatcttgTTCGTAAGTCTGTAAGAGGAAGTAAGTCTGTATGTCTGTAAGTTtgtaagaggaaaaagtaaaaagctTGTCACTTGAAAGTAGGGGGAAATTCTGAAGACTCTGAAGGCAGAAGTGTAACAAGCACCTCTAGCCCATTTGATTTTATGTCTTGTACTCTCCAATGGGCACATTCTTGGTCAAGGTCAACTTTCTCTTGGTTAAGGAATATCTAGTGTTATCTATGCACCTGTTCAAGTAGTTTCCCTTCAAAAAGGCTTCAAAAGAGAGTCTCTTCTTTTGGGTCTCTGCATACTATTGTATGTTATGTTTTTGCAACAAGGTAAAAAAGGAGGGACAAGTACCAAGTCCTTCTATCTCCCAGTATagtgcagggaaaaaaatctgcctttaTAAATATAATAGGGGTGCTGACTGGCTGGTGCCTGCTTACCCTAATGAGCTTAAAATCTTATTCGTAGTGGACATCTGTCAAGACACAAGTCCTCCTAATCCATTAGCTCTAAATCCAGCAGACCTTTCACACTCGTTTTTCTGAATTGAAGAAGAAAACCTGAGTTAGAACGTACAATGGAATAGTACATGACTTGAAGAGCAGATCTGAGGGAATAAGCACGTGAGATCTCAAGGCTAGCAACAATGAAAACTGACAACAAAATGAGGTTGTGATGGAAAAGTCGTGAGAACCAGCCCAGTCTGCAGTTCGGGATGAAACAGTGAGTTTGAttctttgttatgttttccCTAGTTTATCTGGATTTTTAATCAAAAATAAACCTAAAGACAGAGGAAGGATGGGCTGCACACCTTCTCACAATGAGATTGCTAATACTATTGCAAGAAGCGGTCTTAAGGCTTTGAATAAACCCAGAAGTATTTTGCGTGTTGATCCAGGAGATAAAGGAATCCCTCTGCTAGTTAAAGGCTCATCTTGCTACAGTGTTGATGAATTCCACCAATCTGGGATACAGAGGCAAGACCACctgggagaaaaggaagataaactATTAGAACAGGACAAAAATGATAGCTTTCAGTCATCTTCCAAAGCCCATTCAGATCCTCAGACTTCcagggaaaacaagaaaattgaGAGGACAGCCACAGATGCTGAAGTTGCTATGTCCGAACTGATAGAGTCTCAAAAACACATCACTGAGGCCATACAGATCAGAAAGCAAAGCTCCTGTGAATCAGAAGCGTCAGCTTTCATTTGGGATGACAAGAATGAAAGCAATGCTAAGCAAATcccaaagaaaggaaagaagcagaaaaatcaaaagctGACAAAGCAAGGCCGATCTAGCAAAATCAAAGAAAAGCCCATTTTGGCCCTGTGCGAGACAGAGAAGAAGGTAGATTTCCCAGAACTGCTGGTTAAGGCTCATCAGAGTGCATACGCCTACTTAAATCCCAACCTCTCCAAGTATGAAACTATACTTCACATGGCCAACCAGGCTACCCAGACTCAGCTCTTCCTACAGCAGATGGTAAGCTTTCTCGTGCTTCGCTTTGATGAAATCAACCAGCTCTTGGAAGAAATTGCCAATGATGGGGAAAACCTTCTCAAAGACGTAGGTGGGAATCTAGCATGGCCAGCAGGAAAAGGTGGTTTGAAGGAGCACCCTGATCTTCTTCAGCAACTACTGCAGTACACGGTCAATAAGATGCAGTTACTGAGTGGGACAGTGTCCTCCCTCACCTCCGGTGCCCTGCAAGAGACATGCAGCTACCTGCAGTCTGCTGCCAGTAACttggaaggaaaactgaaagcaaagcaaagctttgaTGAGCGCCTGCTACGGACAATAAGGCTGCTTGAAGCCTCAGCAGTGGGTTCCACTCAGTCCCACGGTGATGACAGGACTTTCTATTCTGAGGACAGTGGCATTGGTGCGGACAACGAATCCCTCAAAGACTTCATTGCTGTCAGCCAGCATGGAGGACAAGCAAGCTGTGATTCCTGCGCATGTGGGCATCTGTCCCAAAAGCACATCAGGGCAGTGGAGCACAAGCGTGATGGGACAGTGTCAGCAGGCACAACCGCATCCCACGACTGTGCACTTGAAAGGGATTTTAAAGATATCTTTTCTTCATCCGTACAGAGTAAGGAAGTGACTTCTCATCAGGGTGGAGTATCAGAAAGCATTTCTACTGTGCCCCAATACATGAGCTTGAGAAAAAGCCATTCCTATAACTCCTTCCAGTCTGACTCTACTCAGGAAGGTGAACATTTCAAAATCTGTGAATCGACAGATTTTCCTTCTGATGATGATGACAATGAAGAGAGCACCCTGGGGGAGGATGACGACAATACAAGTTTATCAGAAATGGGGACGGATGCTCTGCCAAAGAGGCCTCTGTCTTCACCTGCAGCCACACAAAGGCAGTCCATCAAGAGGACAGAGAATGCAGACACAGAGGAAATTATTCTCAAGATGAAAGATGCCATCAGTGAAAAAATCAAGTTTGTCCCAGCTAAATCCAAGCGTAAAGAATGGATAGAGGATGAGAGTGGAAGAGCAGGCCTAACAGCACGGCCTAGTACAGCAACAGGCAGCCAGAAAACCTTTGGGAAACAACAACGGTCCAGGTCAGAGGAGTCCCTCAGAAGCCAGGCAGAAGACCCAACCCTCCTAGAGCTTCAGAGAACTCAAAAAGAGCTCAGCAAAAGGCTGGAAATGTTTTATGGAAAGAAGGGTACAGATAACAACCTGGAGCCTTGGAAATCAAGAACAGCAGCTCACTTTCAAGATGAGCAAATTCCATCTAGGTCCTCTAGCAAACTGAAGGCATGCCTCTCAAAAAATTTCAGCATCCTGCCTAACCAGGATAAAGTCCCTTTGTTTATGATTGACCAAAATCCTGCCCATCAGCTGGATGAGAAAGGAGACAAGAAGCCTTTAAGAGCTACTGTGCTCATCCAGGAGACATCAGGAGGCAAAGAAAAGGAGCCTCCTGAACCACAAATGCTcagtggcagcagctgtgccccCCGACAGTCTGTCAAGAAGCTTATTGAAACGTTCAGTCCTACTGACGATCTCGTGAAAGCTGCACCTTTAAGATCGTTAGGACCAATAAAATGTGTCAGAAAATTTGGACTCCCAGTCATCCCACCCACCATTCCCTTTCAGAGAGGCCTCGCACCTTTAAATCTTAAACACCGTGTTTCGCCGGTGGAAGACACAAACCCTTCAAACACTGATAAAGCTGCTTCGAACTTTCCAAATGCCTTTTCTCCTGCACCAGCTGCAGAATTAAGCCAGGACACAAAGCAAGAGACTGATGAAGACATTGAGAACCTGCCACCACCGCCACCTGAAATGTTAATGGACATTTGTTTTGACTTACCTGAGCCTGAAGATACTGCAAGAACACAAGGAAACTCTTTGGAAGATGCCAAAAAGCCCGCCAAAACACAATTTCGTGCTGCTAAGAGATCACAAGTTTCTCCAAAAATGAAAGCCTCCCTTCAGTCCATTGACTTACTGCCAAGTAAAAATATCAGCGGCCCCAGTGCCATCGCTAATAAATGTCTAAGGAGTACCGGAGCAGGGGACGAGAAACTGCAAAGGTACTCTCTGGAGCTCAACCCTACCAACACGCGCATCCCTAGCCAGGAGGAGATATTGGCAACCCAGAGAAAAGAAGCTGCAGATTTGTACAAGCAAACCCATAAAATTATTCCTCTTCAAAATCCCAGTGGGGTTTCAAAATCACACAACAACAGCTCAGAGAGCAAAGAACCCAATTCACCTGTGACTTCAGCGCAGTACCAGAAGCACGGTTCTCCCGATTCGCTCAGGAGAAATGAAAAAGGCTCAGCATTTGCCAGGAGGGTCTCCCCAACAAGaactcttcctccttctccatcaACTGAGAAACGGCTTTTCAGCCCCCCAGCACACCACAGACACTCACTGCAGGATGTTAGCAACCTGCAACCAAGCTCACCCACCATGCAGAGGAAACCCAGCCCCCCATCTAGCCCCAGGATGCCCAGCCCACCCACGCAGAAGAAGCTGTCTTCTCCACCACCCCAGCGAAAAACACTCAGCCCTCCCACGGGGCACAAGCAAAGCTCACCAACGCCACACCGGCTGGGAGGCTCTCCAGCCTACTGCCGCGATGCAAgcccccctcccttccccatcacTCCCTCTCCACCAACTTCCCCATCCCGCTCCTACAAGGGGCCAAGAGCTGGGCTGGATGCTGGGGATGAGCACCAGCTCTCCTCCTCCAAGAGAGGCAGCAACATCCGTTCAATATTTTGCCCAGTCACCTCTTCCTTATTTGAAGCCAGACCTCTAGTAGTACCCACCAAACCTGTTGCAGAGGTGACCAGACAGCCTGAAGCTTCACTGCTCTCCCAAAGGAGCAGTCTGCTTTTCCAGCAGCCTGGAGACCGGACCAGAAAGCTATCCCTGAGTGCCGCCTATCCTCAGCCATTCGTGAGGAGAAGTTTCTCTGACCGCCGACCAGGTCTCCAGTTTCGTCTTCCGGCTCCTGTAACAGCTGCCAGTGACCCTGCGCTTAACCATGCAAGGTAAGAAACTTTACACTTTAGGCCAAGAAAGCTCTGCCTTAGTTTTCTAAAGTCCTGATGGGAATTTAATGTCTTTAACGAGATTTCCCAGAAAACTGCCCTGTTCATATGCAGAACAGATGGCTGGACAAAGATAACATtgtagttggactagatgattggTTTAGGTTCCTTCCGACTGAAATACTCTAGTCTAATCTAGCCTAGTCTAGTCTAGTTTTGTCTTGTCTTGCCCCAGATCACGGTAGACTGTCAGCCTGAATAAAGGGAAGAGATAAGTTTCCATGGCTTGCTCAAACCATTTACACATTTGCTGTGATGGGCAGCCCAGGGAAAATTCAGAGTCCATTTCGTGGCACAGAAACCCCTCCTTATTTGCATGGGGACTAAGGACATCCACGTTCAATTCTTAAAAGCTCTGAAGTAACCTTCAGGTTAAAAACACCTTTAAATAACTATGAGAAGGCATGAACAAGGAGAAAGGGTATCATTCCTAATGTCAGCCTCTATGCCAGTAAACTCTTCAGTTGAGTCTCTATGCCAGTCAGCTCTTCATCTGAAATCTGTATTAGCATGTTTCAAATCAGCAAGAGTGATGGGCAGATAATGCATAGGCAAGGATCTGTATGGACATAACTATCACTTGAAATGTTGAGCTTCTCTTGTAGGCTTTAAGATCTAGGTGCTAATTTCAAGTCTGATGGGTCCAGCGCCCAAGCCCAGTtttcaaagtggaaaaaaaacccctcccacGACTACTGGAGACTCATTGCTCTGAAAAAGTCAGCTTAAAGAAACTGAAGCATCATCACACACCAATTCCATGTTTGGAGCTATTGGTAGACATTTTGTAAAAACCTGGTCTTATCTTTAAATGTTCTCTAccacttaaaaaagaaatcacaaagccaggaaagagaaatgagtATTTGGGAATACTCAAAGATGAGTGTAATAGCCTGGAAGTACAATGTGTTGTTATTCTAGTTTCTTAGAATCTCAGGATGTTTAAATCCATTAATCTCTAAGCTATGCAAGAGGATTAAGACCCTGCTCTGGTAACCTGTCCTCATGTGAGGAGCATTTTTACTCTTGCCCAGCTGAAATCTCATGGGCCATCCCCATGTGTAGGAATTGCAAGGGCAACCCTAACAGAAGATAAAATGGCACTTGTAATTCCGTGAGCGCTCAGTGCACTGTGACTACAGGGACAGTTGTGGATAGTGAAGTCAGGAGTGCAAGCATTCCCtccccaaaaccaaaataagGACCGTGTTTCCAAGACTGACAATAGAGGAACGTGCTGaagaaaacatgcagaaatcacTGGGAAATGCAAACTGTTTGTCATTCTCAGTTCCAATATCGCATTATATTCTGACATTTGGAGATTTCCTAGAAGTCCTGTACATTCTTACTGGGTTTCCTGTTGTTATGTACTGTGTGAAGTCAGGTTTGTCTGCTCTAGTGCCTGCTAGCAGAAAGAAAGCTTTTCAAAGGAGGCTTTATGTCAAACCTTGCAAGATGAAAGCCCTGGCAGTTTTGTGGATCAGTTTTAAAAACAGTCTATTACAAATGGTTAGCTAATTTATGCTTCAATTAAGTATGTTATCTTTCTATTGTAGTCTGTCAGAGCATAGAGGGTAATAAAAAACTCACTGTAAATAAAATCATCcctttcatgaaaaaaaaaaatagatatatctTAGGTGTTACGATGCACAGGATTTTGGAAGAACAAAATATATCCTGAGCCAAATTGAGCTTACTGTTTATACAAATGGACACCAAAAGTAGTCCTACTGAGTTAGGCCAAATTTCTATCAATGTCAGCAAAAGGGAAATTTAGCACATTGATTACCCCATGCCCTGATTTAAGAGGCATGTTTCATGTTTCCTTACACTTAAAATAAGCTGCCCAGAGTAAACTTTTAGAGACCTTGTGTTGAATGGCCTAGTACAAATATCACAGCAAACGTGCTGACGCACAGAGGAGGATCATTTTAGGGATCAGGATGAGGCAAACAGCTTTGAGAGCCCCTCACATCACTGCTGgccacctcctcctgctgaggACCAGAGTGGTCACCACAGCTGTGAGCACCACATCCCCATGCGCAGATGCCGACCCCCTGCTCTTACAACAGAGGTTGTAAGAGACAAGCCATTGCACTCTGAGCCATCTTTCTCCTTTGTTAAGCACCCAGGGCTTCCTGTGCTTTGCAATTCATTCAGCTAATTGAGGGAAATTTCAAAATGTCTCCCTGAACTAGGTATTGTATATCTAAATATCCTTGTTCTGGTCATGTCTGCATCTGATCTGGAATTCACAAGCTCTTCCCACCCagctctcagtctcctcttctttatTCGTTCCCTTGCTCTAGTTCCCCTCTCCAAGTATAgcagtgctttttattttgtttgtctgCATGGAGTTTGTGTGTGTTATTGGCAGCTTCAAGCAGTAgtggaagaagggaaaggagacaAACTTGCAATAGCATCACTCTTTGATAggcaaaacattttgaaaatcagAGAGTTAGCCAGTTTCTCACATGCTCCCAAACTCTGGGATGTATCCCTCCCTTTTCCCATGCCCAATCAAAACATCCAGAAGCAGATTGCTGAAGATAACCTGACAGGAGCTTGTACAAGCAACATGTTCCTCATCAGGCAGCCGAGTCTCCTCTCCCACCCACCCTGTTTTAGCAGAAACACCAAAATTCAAGGGGCAGCTTCCATCTGATCTTGCTAGCTAGCGTTACAGAGCATTAAATGTCAGTGCTGTGCATGCATTTGCTTGTCTCTTGCATCCTCATCACTCCCCTAGAAGGCAAAAACACTCCTTTTCCAAGCATATCTCCTGCCCTCCTGAGCTCTGAGGAGTATCAGGACTCACAACATCATTAGCCCTAACAAGGGGTGGAGAGCTTTTCTGCGTAGTCCTAGGACAAGTTTCAGCTTCAGGTTTCAGTGCTCAAGTCAGTACAACTGGTTCCCTTTTGGGTAGCCTAGGAATGGAAACACTGAGCTAACTTTGCTGGTTTCTAAGCTTGGTCATTTGACAGCACTCAGCAGTTGTTGGCATCTTGTCAAAGCATAATATGTACAATCGCTCTGCTCACAGAATCTGTCAATCTGTAATAGAATTTCTGTATGTGCAGttaaacaaaataatatttcattgAGACTTGTAATTTTGCAAGAGGTAGAGCAGGTAGAAGATTAAAGGCCTTTAAGGTATTGCTCAAGGAGGGCCTTCTGCAGTTGGGGGATATTTGAACCTGGATTAGTTTTGTGACTGGTCATGTATCACAAATCTCTTCAGTCAACAGTTCATTAAAGTCCTGTCAGTCAAAATAGGAACATAACTGTCTCTGTCTGAAAGCTAATTCAGTTTAGCAGTTTATGTACTTAAAATATGGTAATGGTTCCCAGATAACTCTGTAATATTGCCCCATGTTGAGCTCAAACTGCTTTAATTAGTTACAACAACACTGGGCACATTTCAGCACGAAGGCCCATGGTGTGAGATATTCATGAGTAGCTCCACTGCTATAATCAATCTTGGCTCATATTAAATCCCTGTGTCCCTAGAGATTGCCAGTACGACCTAAGGAacatcctttcctttttccgTGTCTCAGTTCTCCGGTTTCCAGAGTGGCAGATTTATACTACCAGAATACCCGTcccacagctgtgctggcacACTCAGAAATGTACATACACACTGTAACCAGGCCAAGCAGAGGTATAACTGCAGTAGGACCCTTCTCCCAGTGGAGTCTGCATAAAGACTTTTCACTCAAATCTGTCTGTATCTGCAAGTGAACCCAGATTCACACTGATCCCCTGTTAAATATACAAAACTTTTGCTTCCCAAAAGAGTTTTGAGAGGTGACAGTTTTGATTTGGCATCACAGGAATAAACTCTGGATGGTGCACATAAGGAGCATGTGTATAGGAGGAGACGGAGAGCAGCATGCAGCATTTGTGCTTCCTGGGTTAACATTGCCTGATCAGTGCTGGTTTAAAAAGTCACGATACATTAGCCTCTTAGCTTAAGCatctttccttctgcagcttggaggagagcaCTAGAAAAGCAGGAGACTCTTGGAATAGCCCTTGCGTTCCTGAGATCAAAGACGCCAACAGATCCGCTTCGCAGCCCGAGCTCTACATCGTgggccaggggctgcagagggactGACAGCAGGAGCTCCCACCAAGGCAGAGGCACCAGCAAGACTACAGCTCCCGGAGACACCTTACCCAAGCCTCCAAAACATGGCTTCATTTTTTCTCACAAGGGAATGGCATCGCat from the Colius striatus isolate bColStr4 chromosome 2, bColStr4.1.hap1, whole genome shotgun sequence genome contains:
- the PCARE gene encoding photoreceptor cilium actin regulator, producing the protein MGCTPSHNEIANTIARSGLKALNKPRSILRVDPGDKGIPLLVKGSSCYSVDEFHQSGIQRQDHLGEKEDKLLEQDKNDSFQSSSKAHSDPQTSRENKKIERTATDAEVAMSELIESQKHITEAIQIRKQSSCESEASAFIWDDKNESNAKQIPKKGKKQKNQKLTKQGRSSKIKEKPILALCETEKKVDFPELLVKAHQSAYAYLNPNLSKYETILHMANQATQTQLFLQQMVSFLVLRFDEINQLLEEIANDGENLLKDVGGNLAWPAGKGGLKEHPDLLQQLLQYTVNKMQLLSGTVSSLTSGALQETCSYLQSAASNLEGKLKAKQSFDERLLRTIRLLEASAVGSTQSHGDDRTFYSEDSGIGADNESLKDFIAVSQHGGQASCDSCACGHLSQKHIRAVEHKRDGTVSAGTTASHDCALERDFKDIFSSSVQSKEVTSHQGGVSESISTVPQYMSLRKSHSYNSFQSDSTQEGEHFKICESTDFPSDDDDNEESTLGEDDDNTSLSEMGTDALPKRPLSSPAATQRQSIKRTENADTEEIILKMKDAISEKIKFVPAKSKRKEWIEDESGRAGLTARPSTATGSQKTFGKQQRSRSEESLRSQAEDPTLLELQRTQKELSKRLEMFYGKKGTDNNLEPWKSRTAAHFQDEQIPSRSSSKLKACLSKNFSILPNQDKVPLFMIDQNPAHQLDEKGDKKPLRATVLIQETSGGKEKEPPEPQMLSGSSCAPRQSVKKLIETFSPTDDLVKAAPLRSLGPIKCVRKFGLPVIPPTIPFQRGLAPLNLKHRVSPVEDTNPSNTDKAASNFPNAFSPAPAAELSQDTKQETDEDIENLPPPPPEMLMDICFDLPEPEDTARTQGNSLEDAKKPAKTQFRAAKRSQVSPKMKASLQSIDLLPSKNISGPSAIANKCLRSTGAGDEKLQRYSLELNPTNTRIPSQEEILATQRKEAADLYKQTHKIIPLQNPSGVSKSHNNSSESKEPNSPVTSAQYQKHGSPDSLRRNEKGSAFARRVSPTRTLPPSPSTEKRLFSPPAHHRHSLQDVSNLQPSSPTMQRKPSPPSSPRMPSPPTQKKLSSPPPQRKTLSPPTGHKQSSPTPHRLGGSPAYCRDASPPPFPITPSPPTSPSRSYKGPRAGLDAGDEHQLSSSKRGSNIRSIFCPVTSSLFEARPLVVPTKPVAEVTRQPEASLLSQRSSLLFQQPGDRTRKLSLSAAYPQPFVRRSFSDRRPGLQFRLPAPVTAASDPALNHASLEESTRKAGDSWNSPCVPEIKDANRSASQPELYIVGQGLQRD